In Lathyrus oleraceus cultivar Zhongwan6 unplaced genomic scaffold, CAAS_Psat_ZW6_1.0 chrUn0475, whole genome shotgun sequence, the sequence ACAACTATTTTAAATACCTTTTAATCTAAATCTTAATTTCACTAAACCTTCGACATGTCCACAGTTAAATGACGTCTCTCTATTTTGAACAAGAACAATAAGTTATATATGCCACATATTATAACAGATCTCTGAAAGTAAAATCATATTTTCAAGTACGGGTCGAGTATGAAACCATCATAATATAATTTTTTTACTATATATTAACCATTGCaaaatataatttaaaatatataataataaaatatttttgttcgTATAACTAAAATATATAATTGAATGGTATAAGTTATCAATGGCAGATTCATAATTTTTTAATAATCGGGGCAGTAAAATAGTTTCTAATATGAACATTTATAAAGAATTAATAAGCATATAACAAATAGTAAGgtatttaatttttaatataagaCACAATTTGCTTCACTTTGCATGTTTAACGTTAAGAGATtgataaaaataattttaaaaaaaagtttattACTTTAAATTTCAATAtatcttttttatttatataataaaatatttttaataaaaataataatttgaTATAAGGAGACAACTACTGTTTTTTTGTGTGAAAGTAAAATCAAAATTATAAGTCATTTAAAGAGTTATTTTTTATGTGGAGGATTAGATTCGATATTGTCATATACATATCAAATAGATTATGTTAGCAAACTTttttttgtctatataaaataCATGATATAATTAGATCTTCTCGTGTTTTATACCGTTCATTCATCTTATATTTGTATTTATCTTATCCTAAACCATCAACTAACCCTGAATAATTTGTAATCAATATTTTGGAATTATATCTCTTTTACTATATATAAATTATTATAATAGCAAATTTAAATATGCTAATTTAGATATATGCGACAAGCATAATTTTGTTATTCCGTAGTTTTATGTACACTTTGGTTGAAGATTTTTTTGTTTCATTCATTATTTCCATTacttaaattaaaaattaataattgTATTTGGATAAACAAAGTTAAATATTTGAAGATTTTTAGAACATATAGGTTGTATTTGACGAGTTCTTACTCACTCCTTGGGTGTCTTTTTTTTCTTGTGACCAACACATATAACATACTTTTTATGAAGAGAAATCTAATTTAGAATATTGATTAGATAGTTCAACACTATTTTTGGGGAACAACCAAACTACATTTTCCTATATAATTCATTTTCTCAATTATAATATTTCAATAAAAAGACGGAAGAATCATACATGTTCAAAATGGGTTTGTTATCTTGTTATAGCATTCTCTTAATGAGTATGATTATGTTGCACTCGTGTTTTGCCATAGAGGTTACTTATGATTCAAAAGCTCTAATTATCAATGGAGAAAGACGTCTTATTTTTTCAGGTGCAATCCATTATCCAAGAAGCACTGTGGAGATGTGGCCCGACCTTATTCAAAAGGCCAAAGATGGTGGCCTTGATGCCATTGAAACTTATATATTTTGGGATCGTCACGAACCTGTTCAACGTGAATATAATTTCTCAGGAAATTTGGATTTTGTCAAATTTTTCAAGCTTATCCAAGAAGCTGGACTATATGCCATTATGAGGATTGGTCCTTATGCATGTGCGGAATGGAACTACGGAGGATTCCCATTGTGGCTTCACAATATTCCTGGGATCGAGCTAAGAACAAATAATGAGGTTTACAAGAAAGAAATGCAGATTTTCACCACAAAGATCGTGAATGTGGCAAAAGAAGCAAATCTGTTTGCATCACAAGGAGGTCCCATTGTTCTAGCTCAAATTGAGAATGAATATGGAGATATCATGTGGAATTACAAAGATGCCGGGAAGGAATACGTTAAATGGTGTGCTCAAATGGCTCTAGCACAAAATATTGGGGTTCCATGGATCATGTGTCAGCAAGGTGATGCTCCCCAACCTATCATCAATACTTGCAATGGATACTACTGTCATAATTTTAAACCTAATAACCCAAAAAGTCCTAAAATGTTCACTGAAAATTGGATTGGTTGGTTCCAAAAATGGGGTGAAAGGGTTCCCCATAGAAGTGCTGAAGATTCAGCTTTCTCAGTTGCACGCTTTTTCCAAAATGGAGGTGTATTAAACAATTACTACATGTACCATGGAGGAACCAACTTTGGCCGCACATCAGGTGGACCATATATAACAACATCTTATGACTATGATGCACCGATTGATGAGTATGGGAATTTGAATCAACCAAAATGGGGACATCTTAAGCAACTTCATGCAGCAATTAAATTGGGTGAAAATGTTCTTACAAATTATATATCAGTAAATGACAAGGATCTTGGCAATGGAATCACACTTACAACATACGCCAATTCCACAGGCGCAAGATTTTGTTTCCTGAGCAATAATGACACTAACAAAGATGCAAATATTGACTTACAAAATGATGGTAAATACTTTGTTCCTGCCTGGTCCGTCACCATTCTTGATGGATGCAACAAAGAAATTTTCAATACGGCAAAAGTTAATAGTCAGACCTCAATAATGGTGAAAAAGAGTGGTGATAATAGTTCTAATGAACTCACTTGGGAATGGAAAATGGAGCCAAAGAAAGACACCATGAATGGAAAGGGAAATATTAAAGCACATCAGCTCTTGGAGCAGAAGGAACTAACCTTGGATGCTAGTGACTATTTATGGTACATGACTAGTGTTGATATCAATGACACTTCAATTTGGAGCAATGCAACTCTCAGTGTGAACACTATGGGGCATACACTTCATGGTTATGTTAATAGGAGGTATATAGGATACCAATTTAGCCAATGGGGAAATAAATTCACTTATGAAAAGAAAGTTTCTTTGAAGAATGGAACAAACATTATAACTTTGCTTAGTGCCACTGTCGGGCTTGCAAACTATGGTGCATGGTTTGACGAGATAAAAACAGGCATATCAGGTGGCCCTGTTCAATTGATTGGAAAAAATAATGTTACTATGGATTTGTCAACCAACCTTTGGTCTTATAAGGTTGGTTTGAATGGTGAGAGGAAACGTTTATATGATTCGCAACAACATCTCAGTGTATCATGGAACACTAATTCACCTCATATTCCTATTGGAAAACCTATGACTTGGTATAAGGCAGAGTTTAAAGCCCCTTTTGGAACAAACCCTATCGTGGTGGACTTCCAAGGCCTAGGTAAAGGACATGCTTGGGTGAATGGACATAGCATTGGTCGTTATTGGGCTTCTTGGGTTACAGCTACAAATGGATGCAGTGACACGTGCGATTATCGGGGAAAATATGTAAAGGAAAAGTGCAACACTAATTGTGGAAGTCCATCGCAAAGGTGGTATCATGTACCAAGATCATTCTTGAATGATGACATGAACATATTGGTTTTATTTGAGGAAATAGGTGGTAATCCTCAGAGTGTTCAGTTCCAAACTGTGACAACAGGAATTATTTGTGCTAATGTATATGAAGGCGCACAACTCGAACTATCATGCCAAAGTGGACAAGTAATTTCACAAATCCAATTTGCTAGCTTTGGGAATCCACAAGGCCAGTGTGGTTCTTTTAAGAAAGGGCCTTGGGAAGCTACAAATACCCAATCTGTTGTGGAAGCTGCATGCATAGGAAAAAGTAATTGTGGATTTATAGTTACAAAAGAAATGTTTAGTGTTCCACTTGGAGTAACAAATAGTACAGCTAAATTAGCGGTGCAGGTGACATGTTAAGCCAGAATTTTCTACAAgttaattta encodes:
- the LOC127114264 gene encoding beta-galactosidase-like, which produces MSMIMLHSCFAIEVTYDSKALIINGERRLIFSGAIHYPRSTVEMWPDLIQKAKDGGLDAIETYIFWDRHEPVQREYNFSGNLDFVKFFKLIQEAGLYAIMRIGPYACAEWNYGGFPLWLHNIPGIELRTNNEVYKKEMQIFTTKIVNVAKEANLFASQGGPIVLAQIENEYGDIMWNYKDAGKEYVKWCAQMALAQNIGVPWIMCQQGDAPQPIINTCNGYYCHNFKPNNPKSPKMFTENWIGWFQKWGERVPHRSAEDSAFSVARFFQNGGVLNNYYMYHGGTNFGRTSGGPYITTSYDYDAPIDEYGNLNQPKWGHLKQLHAAIKLGENVLTNYISVNDKDLGNGITLTTYANSTGARFCFLSNNDTNKDANIDLQNDGKYFVPAWSVTILDGCNKEIFNTAKVNSQTSIMVKKSGDNSSNELTWEWKMEPKKDTMNGKGNIKAHQLLEQKELTLDASDYLWYMTSVDINDTSIWSNATLSVNTMGHTLHGYVNRRYIGYQFSQWGNKFTYEKKVSLKNGTNIITLLSATVGLANYGAWFDEIKTGISGGPVQLIGKNNVTMDLSTNLWSYKVGLNGERKRLYDSQQHLSVSWNTNSPHIPIGKPMTWYKAEFKAPFGTNPIVVDFQGLGKGHAWVNGHSIGRYWASWVTATNGCSDTCDYRGKYVKEKCNTNCGSPSQRWYHVPRSFLNDDMNILVLFEEIGGNPQSVQFQTVTTGIICANVYEGAQLELSCQSGQVISQIQFASFGNPQGQCGSFKKGPWEATNTQSVVEAACIGKSNCGFIVTKEMFSVPLGVTNSTAKLAVQVTC